A genome region from Schistocerca nitens isolate TAMUIC-IGC-003100 chromosome 4, iqSchNite1.1, whole genome shotgun sequence includes the following:
- the LOC126252286 gene encoding uncharacterized protein LOC126252286 translates to MAAIMDNSTLESASQCASLRAASSRGPAISCSLTSLQPALVRAVPDPTGKIRTYEEPADRRQLSSWLERKHLDELKKKQEELAKKRAEQVKREHEEAERQHRLQEAQQRRKAQEARQQLQQEAARRRAELEERAQRELQAAERQRHLQELQRRREAQAARARREETARASALRDAQAERDRQAAQRRARHEQYLRRKAEQEARAREQDRLRAQKWLNYKYIKGYIFVKAKFPIYVQAI, encoded by the exons CGCCAGCCAGTGCGCCTCCCTGCGCGCAGCCAGCTCCCGGGGCCCCGCTATCAGCTGCAGCCTCACCAGCCTGCAGCCCGCCCTGGTGCGAGCCGTCCCCGATCCCACGGGCAAAATTAGGACGTACGAAGAGCCGGCGGACAGAAGGCAGTTGAGTTCCTGGCTGGAACGCAAACACCTCGACGAGCTCAAGAAGAAGCAAGAAGAGCTCGCCAAGAAACGTGCGGAACAGGTGAAGCGCGAGCACGAAGAGGCGGAGCGCCAGCACCGCCTGCAAGAGGCGCAGCAGCGCAGGAAGGCGCAGGAGGCgcggcagcagctgcagcaggagGCGGCCAGGCGGCGCGCCGAGCTGGAGGAGCGGGCGCAGCGCGAGCTGCAGGCGGCGGAGCGCCAGCGGCACCTGCAGGAGCTGCAGCGCCGCAGGGAGGCGCAGGCGGCGCGCGCGCGCCGGGAGGAGACCGCCAGGGCCAGCGCGCTGCGCGACGCGCAGGCCGAGCGCGACCGGCAGGCGGCGCAGCGGCGCGCGCGCCACGAGCAGTACCTGCGGCGCAAGGCCGAGCAGGAGGCGCGCGCCCGCGAGCAGGACAGGCTGCGCGCGCAGAAG tggttaaattataagtacataaagggttacatatttgttaaagcaaagttcccgaTCTATGTCCAGGCTATTTAG